A single genomic interval of Methanobrevibacter sp. harbors:
- a CDS encoding FprA family A-type flavoprotein encodes MIYEKAESVKIADGVYWVGALHWNTRSFHGFAIPGTTYNCYLVFGEEKVALIDNVFSDGMIDQLNARIEDAFAKEGCENKIDVFIQCHTELDHSIGLKETIDKYPEAEVYASPKGAEFLEKQYHTYSDVEITTVKTGDEINLGGKTLAIVSAPMLHWPDSMFVMYAEEGILFSNDAFGQHLCLSKRYAEDYSEDFILKAAKKFFANLVVLGAPMLRMKFQELTEAGIVEQIKMIAPCHGQIWKDPSKIIQAYSDWASGVCEDKITIVYDTMHHSTEKLAFQIAEGIMSEGIEAVMYHMESDYESEVVSDILDSKAIALGAPTMMNKPFPRIGNLMYWLDCLNFKGTTSEKNALIFSSKGWGGGAIAKLQRDLESAGFTIFDTMDAVFVPDEDIYEEAFQKGVELAKSIKGE; translated from the coding sequence GTGATTTATGAGAAAGCGGAATCTGTAAAAATAGCCGATGGTGTGTACTGGGTTGGTGCACTTCATTGGAACACAAGAAGTTTCCATGGATTTGCAATTCCTGGAACAACTTACAACTGTTATCTGGTATTTGGTGAAGAGAAAGTTGCATTGATTGATAATGTATTCTCAGACGGCATGATAGATCAATTGAATGCTCGGATTGAAGATGCATTCGCTAAAGAAGGTTGTGAAAACAAGATTGATGTATTTATCCAATGCCACACTGAACTTGACCATTCAATAGGACTTAAGGAGACCATTGACAAATATCCTGAAGCTGAAGTTTATGCATCTCCGAAAGGTGCTGAATTTTTAGAAAAACAGTACCATACTTACTCTGATGTTGAAATCACTACTGTAAAAACAGGTGATGAAATTAATTTGGGTGGTAAAACTTTAGCTATTGTATCAGCCCCTATGCTTCACTGGCCAGACAGCATGTTTGTAATGTATGCTGAAGAAGGAATATTATTCTCAAATGATGCTTTCGGACAGCACTTATGCCTATCCAAAAGATATGCTGAAGATTACTCTGAAGACTTTATCTTAAAAGCCGCTAAAAAATTCTTCGCTAATCTTGTGGTTTTAGGCGCTCCGATGCTCAGGATGAAATTTCAGGAATTAACTGAAGCAGGAATTGTTGAGCAAATCAAAATGATTGCACCATGCCACGGTCAAATCTGGAAAGACCCATCAAAAATCATTCAGGCATACTCAGACTGGGCGAGTGGAGTTTGTGAAGATAAGATTACAATTGTCTATGATACGATGCACCATTCCACAGAGAAATTGGCATTCCAAATTGCTGAGGGCATAATGAGTGAAGGCATCGAAGCTGTAATGTATCATATGGAAAGCGATTATGAATCAGAAGTGGTATCTGACATTCTTGATTCAAAAGCAATAGCCTTAGGCGCTCCAACAATGATGAACAAACCTTTCCCAAGAATTGGAAACCTAATGTACTGGCTTGACTGCCTAAATTTCAAAGGTACAACCAGCGAAAAAAATGCGCTAATATTCTCATCCAAAGGATGGGGCGGTGGAGCAATTGCTAAACTCCAAAGAGATTTAGAAAGTGCAGGCTTTACAATATTTGATACAATGGACGCAGTATTTGTTCCCGATGAAGATATCTATGAAGAGGCATTCCAGAAAGGGGTTGAACTTGCAAAATCAATAAAAGGTGAATGA
- a CDS encoding TrmB family transcriptional regulator — MEKMINSLKKLGLNRYEAQAYIGLTKMITGPADEIAEVSNLPRSRIYDILNQLEKKGFVEITRSRPLRYTVIEPTVIFKQEKENLIDELQSTEKKLEELYLNNTSEVQAPVWLIHTTDNILEKEMEVIKKASKLITLRAGFLLKGEAQMMIKAFNHIPRSVKIKIIANKECYVENEKIEIIDIFKKAKLSNLEIVEADLPMMKMLIRDGRELVGTFARFEGENNSVKPETAIGVNNRYEALCKNFNDYFIKQFNMLNSFKKK, encoded by the coding sequence ATGGAGAAAATGATAAACTCTTTAAAAAAGCTTGGATTGAACCGATATGAGGCTCAAGCATATATAGGACTTACTAAAATGATCACTGGCCCGGCAGATGAAATTGCAGAAGTATCCAACCTGCCACGTTCTAGAATTTATGATATATTAAATCAACTTGAAAAGAAAGGATTTGTAGAAATCACAAGAAGCCGACCTTTAAGATACACTGTCATAGAGCCTACGGTAATATTCAAACAGGAAAAGGAAAATCTCATTGATGAGCTACAATCAACTGAAAAAAAGCTTGAAGAATTATATTTAAACAATACTTCAGAAGTTCAGGCTCCAGTATGGCTTATACACACTACAGACAACATTTTAGAAAAAGAAATGGAAGTGATTAAAAAAGCATCGAAGCTAATTACATTGAGAGCCGGATTTTTACTTAAAGGCGAAGCGCAAATGATGATTAAAGCATTCAATCACATTCCCAGATCTGTTAAAATTAAAATCATTGCAAATAAAGAGTGTTATGTGGAAAATGAAAAAATAGAAATAATTGATATATTCAAAAAAGCAAAATTGTCCAATCTGGAAATAGTTGAAGCGGACTTGCCGATGATGAAAATGTTGATACGTGATGGAAGGGAATTGGTAGGGACATTTGCAAGATTTGAAGGTGAGAACAATTCAGTAAAGCCGGAAACTGCAATTGGCGTAAACAACAGGTATGAAGCGCTGTGCAAAAATTTCAATGATTATTTCATTAAACAGTTCAATATGTTAAACTCATTTAAAAAAAAATAA